The following coding sequences lie in one Euhalothece natronophila Z-M001 genomic window:
- the rpsM gene encoding 30S ribosomal protein S13, whose protein sequence is MARISGVDLPRDKRVEIGLTYIYGIGVSRSREILAATGVNPDKRVKDLDTTEESTLRSYIENNYQVEGDLRRLENMSIKRLVDIGTYRGRRHRSGLPVRGQRTRTNARTRRGKRLAIAGKKKAPAKK, encoded by the coding sequence GTGGCACGAATTTCAGGAGTAGATTTACCCCGTGATAAGCGGGTGGAAATAGGACTCACATATATTTATGGGATTGGCGTATCCCGTTCTCGGGAAATTTTAGCAGCGACTGGCGTTAACCCAGATAAACGGGTTAAAGACCTTGATACCACAGAAGAATCAACCCTTCGCTCTTATATCGAAAATAACTATCAGGTGGAAGGGGATTTACGACGCTTAGAAAATATGAGTATTAAGCGTTTGGTGGATATTGGTACTTATCGCGGTCGTCGTCATCGCTCAGGTTTACCAGTGAGAGGTCAGCGTACCCGTACTAATGCTAGAACCCGTCGTGGTAAGCGTTTAGCGATCGCGGGTAAGAAGAAAGCTCCTGCTAAAAAATAG
- the rpsK gene encoding 30S ribosomal protein S11 codes for MARQTKKSSSRRTKRNVPNGVAHIQSTFNNTLVTISDTKGDVISWASAGSSGFKGAKKGTPFAAQTAADQAARRASEQGMRQVEVMVSGPGAGRETAIRALQGAGLEITLIRDVTPIPHNGCRPPKRRRV; via the coding sequence ATGGCGCGACAAACCAAAAAAAGTTCCTCTAGAAGAACCAAACGTAACGTCCCCAATGGCGTTGCTCACATCCAATCTACTTTTAATAATACCCTAGTTACCATTTCTGATACTAAAGGTGATGTCATTTCTTGGGCTTCTGCTGGTTCTAGTGGCTTCAAAGGGGCAAAAAAAGGCACTCCTTTTGCGGCACAAACTGCGGCTGATCAAGCGGCGAGACGAGCCTCAGAACAAGGAATGCGCCAAGTAGAAGTAATGGTTAGTGGCCCAGGCGCTGGTCGGGAAACAGCGATTCGCGCTTTGCAGGGAGCCGGTTTAGAAATTACTCTGATTCGTGATGTAACACCGATTCCCCATAATGGGTGTCGTCCTCCAAAACGTCGTCGCGTTTAA